The following are from one region of the Quercus robur chromosome 1, dhQueRobu3.1, whole genome shotgun sequence genome:
- the LOC126710633 gene encoding zinc finger BED domain-containing protein RICESLEEPER 2-like: MEMEDTNTDTNKSGSSSPSGSPLRTGRCPLPTMRSPSPFSLSPSPLLPGSSSSGSPLNNENLKSLTVDLVGEDLEVEEQEGTEGEKEPTNEDLDTKFAANLQPVFKLVTRNTLKSDILKIYDNEREKALKMTDKNGSRMAIKIDMWTSSNKKRGFMVITANFIDHTWTLQSWVLRFVYVPSPHTKDVFVEVLVDCFLEWNINRKLSTITVDNCSTNDAMIRLLLNKLDTRSLMLGGSMLHMRCAAHILNFIVQDGLSFIGDGIERIRDSVIYWTGSPKRRQEFEENARQLRVQCTKELVLDCKTRWNSTYLMLSTILIYKDVFSCLAKCETSYTCLPYDYDWELAKDICGRLELFHSATEFFSGHKYPTTNMYFTLVYELKIALNEWSLSSNEMISTIAESMLAKFNSYWANVSVVMPIAAILDPRYKMKLLEFYYPNIHGDNSDLEIEKIKNLCYDLLDEYGDIDEFPVDNKGSSHIPASTLSPVAQMSLG, encoded by the exons ATGGAGATGGAAGacacaaacacagacacaaACAAATCTGGTTCTTCCTCGCCAAGTGGCTCTCCCTTGAGAACCGGACGTTGTCCCTTGCCAACTATGCGGTCTCCTTCGCCATTTTCACTATCACCCTCACCATTGTTGCCTGGCAGCTCATCCTCAGGATCACCATTAAACAACGA GAATCTGAAATCCCTGACGGTGGACTTAGTGGGAGAAGACTTAGAGGTAGAGGAACAAGAAGGgacagagggagagaaagagccTACAAATGAGGACTTGGatacaa AATTTGCGGCTAATCTTCAACCTGTGTTTAAACTTGTCACAAGAAATACTTTGAAGAGTGACATTCTTAAAATCTATGATAATGAGAGGGAGAAAGCCTTGAAGATGACAGACAAGAATGGAAGTAGGATGGCAATTAAAATTGATATGTGGACTTCAAGTAACAAAAAGAGAGGGTTTATGGTAATTACCGCTAATTTTATTGATCATACTTGGACGTTGCAAAGCTGGGTTTTAAG gtttgtttaTGTTCCTTCTCCACACACGAAAGATGTCTTTGTTGAAGTCcttgttgattgttttttagAGTGGAACATTAATAGGAAGTTGTCCACAATAACTGTTGATAATTGTAGTACTAATGATGCCATGATAAGACTTCTCTTGAATAAGCTTGATACTAGATCTCTTATGTTGGGTGGGTCTATGTTGCATATGAGGTGTGCTgcacatattttgaattttattgttcAAGATGGGTTGTCTTTTATTGGTGATGGTATTGAAAGGATTCGTGATAGTGTGATTTATTGGACTGGATCACCAAAAAGGAGGCaggaatttgaagaaaatgcaCGTCAATTGCGTGTTCAATGCACCAAAGAGTTAGTCTTGGATTGTAAAACTCGTTGGAATTCAACTTACTTAATGCTTTCTACTATATTGATTTATAAAGATGTTTTCTCATGTTTGGCTAAATGTGAAACATCTTATACTTGTTTACCATATGATTATGATTGGGAGTTAGCCAAAGATATTTGTGGGAGGTTGGAGTTGTTTCATAGTGCGACTGAGTTTTTCTCTGGCCATAAGTACCCCACAACTAATATGTATTTTACTTTGGTGTATGAGTTGAAAATTGCATTGAATGAATGGAGTTTGTCTTCAAATGAGATGATAAGTACGATAGCAGAAAGCATGCTTgctaaatttaattcttattggGCTAATGTTAGTGTTGTTATGCCTATTGCTGCTATCTTAGATCCAAGATATAAGATGAAGTTATTAGAGTTTTATTATCCTAACATTCATGGTGATAATTCTGATTTggagattgaaaaaattaagaatctttGTTATGATTTGCTTGATGAGTACGGAGATATAGATGAGTTCCCTGTAGATAATAAAGGAAGTTCTCATATTCCTGCAAGTACTTTAAGCCCTGTGGCACAAATGAGTTTAGGTTGA